In the Pygocentrus nattereri isolate fPygNat1 chromosome 19, fPygNat1.pri, whole genome shotgun sequence genome, one interval contains:
- the fbxo36b gene encoding F-box only protein 36b: MSALLGESLLEVSAQGPAPMKDYFSLQVTGTEVIWRWWKISLRTNSRNTKPGEVRESHSDYLEDGRLQSQVEMVFGPHVLQYSRDLCQGQCDYLQRLPDSLLLNIMVHLELEDVARFALTCRKFKELCSSEEFWEQTVRLHCDTVTAGMEDLAKEVGWRNVFFTSKLQLQKQISRRKLKSKTSKADPDFPNLNGLK; this comes from the exons ATGTCGGCGCTGCTGGGCGAGAGTCTGTTGGAGGTCAGCGCTCAGGGCCCCGCGCCCATGAAGGACTACTTCAGCCTCCAGGTCACTGGAACCGAG GTGATCTGGAGGTGGTGGAAGATCTCCCTGAGGACCAACTCACGGAACACCAAGCCTGGAGAAGTCAGAGAGTCTCACAGCGACTATTTAGAGGACGGCAGACTGCAGA GTCAGGTGGAGATGGTGTTTGGTCCTCACGTCTTGCAGTACTCCAGGGATTTGTGCCAGGGCCAGTGCGATTATCTCCAGCGTCTGCCCGACTCTTTACTCCTGAACATCATGGTCCATTTGGAGCTGGAGGACGTTGCGCGGTTTGCGCTGACCTGCCGCAAGTTTAAAGAG CTCTGCAGCTCCGAGGAGTTCTGGGAGCAGACGGTGAGGCTGCACTGTGACACGGTCACCGCTGGGATGGAGGATTTGGCCAAGGAAGTGGGCTGGAGAAATGTTTTCTTCACCAGCAAACTGCAGCTACAGAAACAGATCAGCCGCCGGAAACTGAAGAGCAAAACATCCAAAGCTGATCCAGATTTTCCAAACCTAAATGGACTGAAGTGA
- the LOC108411087 gene encoding olfactory receptor 4C11, with translation MSNLSLDMDLPLELRAGFLNSSSSSESLRVLDEVKACVHSVAFVATGLFTYLITVTVFGSPVLWQNARYILLCQHCACISGFNVAGAVLHSLRSLHWPTTRLTCWIIFDLQVVMARGLTMTLTLMCMCTCLSICQPLRYPVLIRRSFCWVLLLTWLLALVNPVVFTILASIHQPWDYVIGLDTKCSTALESQACIISALVLLTLMVLLIIGSYLLIYLEGHRAGHFSWSNSKGRRTILIHSLQMTLHILPKVIIITRLQQTLPVAVATFLVFSIAQSLSPVVYGLRSKELQEELPRFLPQCLQGWVTGGSTTRLDNASTGNITSSGTLASRDSATSTDTSTSTCPANSTMSGIVTESECNERDKPESVDSESEMQRGNGSDQEDVV, from the exons ATGTCTAATCTCAGCCTTGATATGGATCTACCTTTGGAGCTGCGGGCAG GATTTCTGAACAGCTCCTCGAGCTCTGAGAGCCTGCGGGTTCTGGATGAAGTCAAAGCCTGCGTTCACTCTGTGGCTTTCGTAGCCACTGGACTTTTCACGTATCTGATCACGGTGACCGTTTTCGGTTCTCCTGTCCTCTGGCAGAACGCGCGGTACATCCTGCTGTGCCAGCACTGTGCCTGTATCTCTGGCTTTAACGTGGCCGGAGCCGTCCTGCACAGCCTGCGCTCCCTCCACTGGCCCACCACTCGCCTCACCTGCTGGATCATCTTTGACCTGCAG GTGGTGATGGCCCGTGGCCTGACCATGACCCTGACCCTGATGTGCATGTGCACCTGCCTCTCCATCTGCCAGCCGCTTCGCTACCCAGTGCTGATCCGGCGTTCCTTCTGCTGGGTCCTGCTCCTCACCTGGCTGCTGGCTTTAGTCAACCCTGTGGTGTTCACCATCCTGGCCTCCATCCATCAACCTTGGGACTACGTGATTGGTCTGGACACTAAGTGCTCTACTGCTCTGGAGAGCCAAGCCTGCATCATCAGTGCTCTTGTGCTGCTGACCCTCATGGTCTTGCTCATCATCGGCAGCTACTTGTTGATCTACCTCGAAGGCCATCGTGCTGGACACTTCTCCTGGTCCAACAGCAAGGGCCGCCGTACCATCCTCATCCACAGCCTGCAGATGACCTTGCACATTTTGCCCAAAGTTATCATCATCACCCGCCTGCAACAAACACTACCAGTTGCCGTGGCCACCTTCCTGGTGTTCAGCATCGCCCAGTCCCTCAGCCCTGTGGTGTATGGTCTACGCTCCAAAGAGCTCCAAGAAGAACTTCCACGGTTCCTCCCACAGTGCCTCCAAGGTTGGGTGACTGGGGGATCCACCACCAGATTGGACAATGCCAGCACTGGAAACATAACCAGCTCAGGAACACTGGCTAGCAGGGATTCTGCCACCAGCACAGACACCAGCACATCCACCTGCCCTGCAAACAGCACCATGTCTGGCATCGTCACTGAGAGCGAGTGCAACGAGAGGGACAAGCCGGAGTCTGTTGACTCTGAGAGCGAGATGCAACGTGGGAATGGAAGCGATCAGGAGGATGTGGTCTAA